Below is a genomic region from Pseudomonas sp. JQ170C.
TCACGAAGCGGTACTTCACGTCATTGTTTTGCAGGCGGGTAAACGCCTGGTTGATGTCCTCGATGTCGATCATTTCGCAGCTAGGCAGCACCTGATGCTCGGCGCAGAAGTCCAGCAACTCCTGGGTCTGGGCCAGGCCACCGATCAACGAACCTGAAATCGAGCGGTTATTGATGGCCAGCAAGGCACCGTGAATCGGCTCCAGGGGCTCCAGGGCGCCGACCAGCACGAGTTTGCCGTTGCGCGCCAGCAGCATCAGGTAAGGGTTGACGTTGTGGGTGCGCGGGATGGTGTCGACCACAATGTCGAAACTGCTGGCGGCGGTTTTCATCGCCTGGGGGTCGGTAGACAGCAGTACATGGTGCGCACCCAGCGCCAGGGCATCGTCGACCTTGCCGGGCGATGTGGTGATCACCGTGACCCGGGCCCCCAGCGCGACGGCCAGCTTGACCGCCATGTGCCCGAGCCCGCCGAGCCCGACGACCGCCAGGCGCGTGCCCTCCTTCACACCGTACTCACGCATCGGTGCCCACACCGTGATGCCCGCGCACAACAGCGGCCCGGTAAAACGCGGGTCCAGTGCCGGCGGCACTCGCAGCACAAACCGCTCGTTCACGACGATGTGCTGGGCATAGCCGCCGCGGGTCACTTCGCCGCTGATGCGGTCCAGGCCGTTATAGGTGGGGGTCATGCCCTGGGTGCAATGGGCTTGCTGATGCTGCTCGCAGGCTTCACATTGCTGGCAGCTGTCGACCATGCAACCGACGGCGACCCGATCGCCCACCCGGTAACGGCTGACGACCGGGCCCACGGCGCTGACCCGACCGACGATTTCGTGGCCCGGCACACAGGGAAAGCGCGTGCTTTTCCAGTCGTTGTGCACGTAATGCAGATCGGAATGGCAGACGCCGCAGTAGTCGATGTCGATGGCAACATCGTCGGCGCGCAGGGCCCGGCGCTCGAATTGCAGGGGTTGGAGTGGCGCGTTGGCTTCATGGAC
It encodes:
- a CDS encoding NAD(P)-dependent alcohol dehydrogenase translates to MTTCIGYGVHEANAPLQPLQFERRALRADDVAIDIDYCGVCHSDLHYVHNDWKSTRFPCVPGHEIVGRVSAVGPVVSRYRVGDRVAVGCMVDSCQQCEACEQHQQAHCTQGMTPTYNGLDRISGEVTRGGYAQHIVVNERFVLRVPPALDPRFTGPLLCAGITVWAPMREYGVKEGTRLAVVGLGGLGHMAVKLAVALGARVTVITTSPGKVDDALALGAHHVLLSTDPQAMKTAASSFDIVVDTIPRTHNVNPYLMLLARNGKLVLVGALEPLEPIHGALLAINNRSISGSLIGGLAQTQELLDFCAEHQVLPSCEMIDIEDINQAFTRLQNNDVKYRFVIDMATLKSVDAL